A portion of the Toxotes jaculatrix isolate fToxJac2 chromosome 16, fToxJac2.pri, whole genome shotgun sequence genome contains these proteins:
- the fubp3 gene encoding far upstream element-binding protein 3 isoform X1 codes for MMMMAELVQGQASVAQPGTKDDFADTIRRVRQMAAKMGGDQMPNMNSSSPVIDPSLYGFGGQKRSLDNGVGNHLGAMVHQRALTTEDFKVPDKMVGFIIGKGGEQISRIQLESGCKIQIASDSGGMLDRPCTLTGSPENIEQAKRLLSEIVEQCRYGPGFHSEMDGNSSIQQILIPANKVGLVIGKGGETIKQLQERTGVQMIMIQDDPMPTGADKPLRITGDPHKVQQARELVVKLIRDKDQGDFRAGRADFGSKMGGSSLDVVVPRFAVGIIIGRNGEMIKKIQNDAGVRIQFKQDDGVSPDRVAQVMGQPDHCHHAVHLINELVQTAQERDGFGGIMGRRGRGDSNMGGPGGLQEVTYAVPADKCGLVIGKGGETIKNIKEQSRAHVELQRNPPPNTDPNVRIFSIRGTPQQLEKARQLIDDRIGGPGMGSNSSFGMNLYNQGPTTPPQHGPQTFMTGGWGTTFQIWQPQGQQDHSHNGSQTGQMDWEQYYKKLGQQNQAQSTAPEYNKAWGQTAGPGSQQTSNPDYNAWVDFYRQPMAYFNQGAQQTQAPGLQDH; via the exons atgatgatgatggcggAGCTGGTTCAGGGACAGGCCTCGGTGGCTCAGCCCGGAACGAAAGATGACTTCGCAGACACGATACGCCGGGTCCGACAG ATGGCAGCCAAGATGGGAGGAGACCAGATGCCCAACATGAACAGTTCCTCTCCAGTCATAGACCCCTCCCTCTACGGCTTTGGAGGCCAAAAACGTTCCCTAGACAATGGAG TAGGGAACCACCTCGGTGCAATGGTACATCAAAG GGCTCTCACAACAGAAGACTTCAAAGTGCCTGATAAGATGGTGGGATTCA tcattggaaaaggaggagagcagaTCTCAAGAATTCAACTGGAATCAGGTTGTAAGATCCAGATTGCTTCAG ACAGCGGAGGCATGTTGGACAGACCCTGCACGCTGACTGGCAGCCCAGAGAACATTGA GCAGGCCAAGAGGCTGCTGAGTGAGATTGTGGAGCAGTGTCGGTATGGTCCAGGCTTCCACAGTGAGATGGACGGCAACAGCTCCATCCAACAGATCCTTATCCCTGCCAACAAAGTCGGCCTGGTCATCGGCAAAGGAGGAGAAAccatcaaacagctgcag GAGAGAACAGGAGTGCAGATGATAATGATTCAGGATGACCCCATGCCCACTGGAGCAGACAAGCCCCTGAGAATCACTGGGGATCCCCACAAAGTGCAG CAAGCCCGTGAACTTGTGGTGAAGCTCATCCGGGACAAGGACCAGGGAGACTTCAGGGCTGGCCGAGCAGACTTTGGATCCAAAATGGGGGGAAGCAGTCTGGAT GTGGTTGTTCCAAGATTTGCTGTCGGCATCATCATCGGTAGGAACGGAGAGATGATCAAGAAGATTCAGAATGATGCCGGGGTCAGGATCCAGTTCAAACAAG ACGATGGAGTCAGCCCTGACCGAGTTGCTCAGGTGATGGGCCAGCCCGACCACTGCCACCATGCGGTCCACCTCATCAATGAACTGGTTCAGACAGCTCAG GAGCGAGATGGATTTGGGGGAATAATGGGACGTCGAGGGCGAGGCGACAGTAACATGGGAGGGCCTGGAGGACTGCAGGAGGTGACATATGCAGTACCTGCTGACAAGTGTGGCCTAGTGATTGGCAAAG GTGGAGAAACCATCAAGAACATCAAAGAGCAGTCTCGTGCCCACgtggagctgcagagaaacCCGCCGCCCAACACCGACCCCAACGTGCGCATCTTCTCCATCCGAGGCACCCCTCAGCAGTTGGAAAAGGCCCGCCAGCTGATCGATGATAGAATTGGG GGCCCAGGAATGGGGAGCAACAGCAGCTTCGGTATGAATCTCTACAACCAAGGACCAACCACTCCTCCTCAACA TGGGCCTCAGACGTTCATGACTGGAGGATGGGGTACAACCTTTCAAATATGGCAGCCTCAAGGCCAACAGGACCACA GTCACAATGGATCCCAGACGGGCCAGATGGACTGGGAGCAGTATTATAAAAAGCTAG GTCAGCAAAACCAAGCCCAGAGCACTGCTCCTGAATACAACAAAGCTTGGG GCCAGACAGCCGGTCCTGGATCTCAGCAAACCTCTAATCCTGACTACAACGCCTGGGTTGACTTCTACAGACAGCCGATGGCCTACTTCAACCAGGGTGCACAGCAGACACAAGCCCCGGGCCTTCAG GATCATTAG
- the fubp3 gene encoding far upstream element-binding protein 3 isoform X2 has translation MMMMAELVQGQASVAQPGTKDDFADTIRRVRQMAAKMGGDQMPNMNSSSPVIDPSLYGFGGQKRSLDNGGNHLGAMVHQRALTTEDFKVPDKMVGFIIGKGGEQISRIQLESGCKIQIASDSGGMLDRPCTLTGSPENIEQAKRLLSEIVEQCRYGPGFHSEMDGNSSIQQILIPANKVGLVIGKGGETIKQLQERTGVQMIMIQDDPMPTGADKPLRITGDPHKVQQARELVVKLIRDKDQGDFRAGRADFGSKMGGSSLDVVVPRFAVGIIIGRNGEMIKKIQNDAGVRIQFKQDDGVSPDRVAQVMGQPDHCHHAVHLINELVQTAQERDGFGGIMGRRGRGDSNMGGPGGLQEVTYAVPADKCGLVIGKGGETIKNIKEQSRAHVELQRNPPPNTDPNVRIFSIRGTPQQLEKARQLIDDRIGGPGMGSNSSFGMNLYNQGPTTPPQHGPQTFMTGGWGTTFQIWQPQGQQDHSHNGSQTGQMDWEQYYKKLGQQNQAQSTAPEYNKAWGQTAGPGSQQTSNPDYNAWVDFYRQPMAYFNQGAQQTQAPGLQDH, from the exons atgatgatgatggcggAGCTGGTTCAGGGACAGGCCTCGGTGGCTCAGCCCGGAACGAAAGATGACTTCGCAGACACGATACGCCGGGTCCGACAG ATGGCAGCCAAGATGGGAGGAGACCAGATGCCCAACATGAACAGTTCCTCTCCAGTCATAGACCCCTCCCTCTACGGCTTTGGAGGCCAAAAACGTTCCCTAGACAATGGAG GGAACCACCTCGGTGCAATGGTACATCAAAG GGCTCTCACAACAGAAGACTTCAAAGTGCCTGATAAGATGGTGGGATTCA tcattggaaaaggaggagagcagaTCTCAAGAATTCAACTGGAATCAGGTTGTAAGATCCAGATTGCTTCAG ACAGCGGAGGCATGTTGGACAGACCCTGCACGCTGACTGGCAGCCCAGAGAACATTGA GCAGGCCAAGAGGCTGCTGAGTGAGATTGTGGAGCAGTGTCGGTATGGTCCAGGCTTCCACAGTGAGATGGACGGCAACAGCTCCATCCAACAGATCCTTATCCCTGCCAACAAAGTCGGCCTGGTCATCGGCAAAGGAGGAGAAAccatcaaacagctgcag GAGAGAACAGGAGTGCAGATGATAATGATTCAGGATGACCCCATGCCCACTGGAGCAGACAAGCCCCTGAGAATCACTGGGGATCCCCACAAAGTGCAG CAAGCCCGTGAACTTGTGGTGAAGCTCATCCGGGACAAGGACCAGGGAGACTTCAGGGCTGGCCGAGCAGACTTTGGATCCAAAATGGGGGGAAGCAGTCTGGAT GTGGTTGTTCCAAGATTTGCTGTCGGCATCATCATCGGTAGGAACGGAGAGATGATCAAGAAGATTCAGAATGATGCCGGGGTCAGGATCCAGTTCAAACAAG ACGATGGAGTCAGCCCTGACCGAGTTGCTCAGGTGATGGGCCAGCCCGACCACTGCCACCATGCGGTCCACCTCATCAATGAACTGGTTCAGACAGCTCAG GAGCGAGATGGATTTGGGGGAATAATGGGACGTCGAGGGCGAGGCGACAGTAACATGGGAGGGCCTGGAGGACTGCAGGAGGTGACATATGCAGTACCTGCTGACAAGTGTGGCCTAGTGATTGGCAAAG GTGGAGAAACCATCAAGAACATCAAAGAGCAGTCTCGTGCCCACgtggagctgcagagaaacCCGCCGCCCAACACCGACCCCAACGTGCGCATCTTCTCCATCCGAGGCACCCCTCAGCAGTTGGAAAAGGCCCGCCAGCTGATCGATGATAGAATTGGG GGCCCAGGAATGGGGAGCAACAGCAGCTTCGGTATGAATCTCTACAACCAAGGACCAACCACTCCTCCTCAACA TGGGCCTCAGACGTTCATGACTGGAGGATGGGGTACAACCTTTCAAATATGGCAGCCTCAAGGCCAACAGGACCACA GTCACAATGGATCCCAGACGGGCCAGATGGACTGGGAGCAGTATTATAAAAAGCTAG GTCAGCAAAACCAAGCCCAGAGCACTGCTCCTGAATACAACAAAGCTTGGG GCCAGACAGCCGGTCCTGGATCTCAGCAAACCTCTAATCCTGACTACAACGCCTGGGTTGACTTCTACAGACAGCCGATGGCCTACTTCAACCAGGGTGCACAGCAGACACAAGCCCCGGGCCTTCAG GATCATTAG
- the fubp3 gene encoding far upstream element-binding protein 3 isoform X3 encodes MMMMAELVQGQASVAQPGTKDDFADTIRRVRQMAAKMGGDQMPNMNSSSPVIDPSLYGFGGQKRSLDNGVGNHLGAMVHQRALTTEDFKVPDKMVGFIIGKGGEQISRIQLESGCKIQIASDSGGMLDRPCTLTGSPENIEQAKRLLSEIVEQCRYGPGFHSEMDGNSSIQQILIPANKVGLVIGKGGETIKQLQERTGVQMIMIQDDPMPTGADKPLRITGDPHKVQQARELVVKLIRDKDQGDFRAGRADFGSKMGGSSLDVVVPRFAVGIIIGRNGEMIKKIQNDAGVRIQFKQDDGVSPDRVAQVMGQPDHCHHAVHLINELVQTAQERDGFGGIMGRRGRGDSNMGGPGGLQEVTYAVPADKCGLVIGKGGETIKNIKEQSRAHVELQRNPPPNTDPNVRIFSIRGTPQQLEKARQLIDDRIGGPGMGSNSSFGMNLYNQGPTTPPQHGPQTFMTGGWGTTFQIWQPQGQQDHSQQNQAQSTAPEYNKAWGQTAGPGSQQTSNPDYNAWVDFYRQPMAYFNQGAQQTQAPGLQDH; translated from the exons atgatgatgatggcggAGCTGGTTCAGGGACAGGCCTCGGTGGCTCAGCCCGGAACGAAAGATGACTTCGCAGACACGATACGCCGGGTCCGACAG ATGGCAGCCAAGATGGGAGGAGACCAGATGCCCAACATGAACAGTTCCTCTCCAGTCATAGACCCCTCCCTCTACGGCTTTGGAGGCCAAAAACGTTCCCTAGACAATGGAG TAGGGAACCACCTCGGTGCAATGGTACATCAAAG GGCTCTCACAACAGAAGACTTCAAAGTGCCTGATAAGATGGTGGGATTCA tcattggaaaaggaggagagcagaTCTCAAGAATTCAACTGGAATCAGGTTGTAAGATCCAGATTGCTTCAG ACAGCGGAGGCATGTTGGACAGACCCTGCACGCTGACTGGCAGCCCAGAGAACATTGA GCAGGCCAAGAGGCTGCTGAGTGAGATTGTGGAGCAGTGTCGGTATGGTCCAGGCTTCCACAGTGAGATGGACGGCAACAGCTCCATCCAACAGATCCTTATCCCTGCCAACAAAGTCGGCCTGGTCATCGGCAAAGGAGGAGAAAccatcaaacagctgcag GAGAGAACAGGAGTGCAGATGATAATGATTCAGGATGACCCCATGCCCACTGGAGCAGACAAGCCCCTGAGAATCACTGGGGATCCCCACAAAGTGCAG CAAGCCCGTGAACTTGTGGTGAAGCTCATCCGGGACAAGGACCAGGGAGACTTCAGGGCTGGCCGAGCAGACTTTGGATCCAAAATGGGGGGAAGCAGTCTGGAT GTGGTTGTTCCAAGATTTGCTGTCGGCATCATCATCGGTAGGAACGGAGAGATGATCAAGAAGATTCAGAATGATGCCGGGGTCAGGATCCAGTTCAAACAAG ACGATGGAGTCAGCCCTGACCGAGTTGCTCAGGTGATGGGCCAGCCCGACCACTGCCACCATGCGGTCCACCTCATCAATGAACTGGTTCAGACAGCTCAG GAGCGAGATGGATTTGGGGGAATAATGGGACGTCGAGGGCGAGGCGACAGTAACATGGGAGGGCCTGGAGGACTGCAGGAGGTGACATATGCAGTACCTGCTGACAAGTGTGGCCTAGTGATTGGCAAAG GTGGAGAAACCATCAAGAACATCAAAGAGCAGTCTCGTGCCCACgtggagctgcagagaaacCCGCCGCCCAACACCGACCCCAACGTGCGCATCTTCTCCATCCGAGGCACCCCTCAGCAGTTGGAAAAGGCCCGCCAGCTGATCGATGATAGAATTGGG GGCCCAGGAATGGGGAGCAACAGCAGCTTCGGTATGAATCTCTACAACCAAGGACCAACCACTCCTCCTCAACA TGGGCCTCAGACGTTCATGACTGGAGGATGGGGTACAACCTTTCAAATATGGCAGCCTCAAGGCCAACAGGACCACA GTCAGCAAAACCAAGCCCAGAGCACTGCTCCTGAATACAACAAAGCTTGGG GCCAGACAGCCGGTCCTGGATCTCAGCAAACCTCTAATCCTGACTACAACGCCTGGGTTGACTTCTACAGACAGCCGATGGCCTACTTCAACCAGGGTGCACAGCAGACACAAGCCCCGGGCCTTCAG GATCATTAG